Within the Halarcobacter mediterraneus genome, the region TACACATATAAAAGGACTTGGTGCAAAAAGTTATGAAAATATTGAAGAGGTTAAGACTTTAGATTTTGTAATTATGTTTATTCCTATAGAAGGAGCATTTATGCTTGCTGCCTCAGAAGATAATAATCTATTTAAAACAGCTTTTGAAAATAATATTATGCTAGTTTCTCCCTCAACTTTATTTGCAACATTAAGAACAATAGAAAATATTTGGAGATATGAACATCAAAATGAAAATGCTCTTTTAATCTCAAAAAAAGCAGCTGATTTATATGATAAATTTGCAAGTTTTGTTAATGATATTGAAAATATAGGAACCCATTTAGACAGAACACAAAAAGCATATGAAGAAAGTATAAAAAAATTAAGTTTAGGAAGAGGAAATCTTATTAGAAGAAGTGAAGAGTTTATTGAATTAGGTGTAAAAGTTAAGAAGAAAATAGACACCCAAAAATTATTGGGTGAATAGTTTTTTAATTTAGTTCATTAAGTAGAAGAATATCTACAAAGTCACCTTTTTTTAGGTTTTCTCCATTTTCTTGTTGAATTAATAAAGCTGGAGACTCTAACATATTTGTTAAAATAGCACTCGTACCTTGTTTTTTACCTTCAAAATTAATTTTGTATTTTCCTTCTTCATAAAATACATTACAAGCTGTAAAAATTGTTTTTGCCATTTTTTGAGGATAGTCTTGTGTAATTTCGGCTTTTACAATAGGAAGCTTTTTATTTGAGTTTTCATATTTATATATCATAGGTAATAAATATAAAATAGCACAAACAGTAGATGAATATGCAAAGCCAGGTAAAGCAATAATAAGTTTATTGTCCTTTTGTGCAATTAATATATGCATTCCAGGTTTTATTTTTACCCCATGGAATAAAACTTTAGCACCAATTTTTTCTTTTACTACATCTTGTACAAAATCATAATCTCCTACTGAAACACCACCTGTAGTAACAACAATATCAGATACCTCTAAAGAACTTTGTAATAATTTTGTTATTGAATCAATATCATCTTTTACAACACCTCTTTGAATAGTCTGTGCCCCAGCCGTTTTTGCTAATGCTTCAATAGTAAGATGGTTTGAACTTCTAATTTGAGAATCATTTTCTTGTTCTTCTCCTAAATCAAGAATTTCACTACCTGTACTTGCAATAGAAACAATAGGTTTAGTATAAACTTCAACTTGTGAGATATTTAATGAAGCCAATACTCCAATTTCTGCAAAACCAATGGTAGTTCCTTTCTTTATAAGAACTTCTCCTTTTTTGTAGTTCTCACCTATATCTCTAACTGCAAATTTTGAAGGAACTTCTTTTTTTATAATAATTTCATCATTTTCTACTTCTACATTTTCAATAGGAATTAAAGTATCACTCCCTTTTGGCATTAAAGAGCCTGTAAAAGTTTTTATACATGTTCCATTAGTAACTTCTTCTTTGATAACTTCTCCAGCTGGATTTTTTCCTATTATTTTTAATCTATTTAGTTTTTGATCTTCAGCTTTAATAGCATAACCATCCATTCCTGAAGTTTTGAATTCAGGATTATTATTTTTTGCAATAACATCCTTTGCTAAGATTCTGCCTTGTGCATTTGTAATAAAAAGCTTTTCCTTAGTATTACCTTTAAAATTAAGGTTATATAGTATATTTAAAGACTGCTCATAATTTATAAAATCTCTCATATTTACTCCAATTTTTTTAAAGGCAAATAGTATCATATGCAATATAAAATATAAAAGCTATCTTAATCAAAATTCTTAGAGTTTATAATAATTTTATGGATTAAATATTAAGAAATTAAAAAGATAAAACTGTATATCTATTAAGAAAGGTCACTAAATTGGTTACTTTAAATAAAAAAAGAAAATAATTGAAAGAAGGGTTTATGAATAATTTAATAAAAAAGTAGACGATGTATATAATAGTAAATACCGTTTTATAAATCAACTGAAGAATAGCTTTTAAATAGCAAAAGTCATAAAGTTGTTACAAAACAGAACAAAAAGTCAAAAAAGCCTAGTATATTATTGACTTACATCAAAAAAATGGCAATAATTTCCTCATAGTTATATAATAAATACTTATATAACCAAGCTTTATGATTCGTATAAGTAAAAGTAAACTATCTATTAAGTTTACTTATTTGTATGTGTATGGCTAATTTTTAAGGAGGAATGATGACGAAGTCAAGTAAAAATTCTGAAAAGTCACTTGAAACAATTTCTGAAAAGAAATTAAGTAGAAGAGATTTTTTTAGAAAAACTGCAGTCTATTCAGCTGGTGCCATAGCTGCAGCAAATGTTTTGTCTCCTGTGAAGCTTAGAGCAGATGATCCTGCTATTATAGAAGAAGCACAATGGGGAACAAAACTTGGTGATATGGTTACTAAAAACCTATATGGAATACCGTCACCTTATGAACACAATGTTATTAGAAGAACTACTGATCTTCTATCTTCAGGAGATGCATATGCTTCTGTTTCAATGTGTCCTATTCATGAATTACAAGGTATTGTAACTCCAAATGGATTGTTTTTTACTAGAAATCATGGTGGAACTGCTCATGTTGATCCTCATGAATTTAGATTAATGATTCATGGAAAAGTTAAAAAAGAAGTTGTTTTAACTTTAGATGACTTAAAAAAATATCCAAGTGAAAGTAGAATTTATTTTATTGAATGTCCTGCTAATGGTTCAACAGGTTGGAGAGGACCTCAATTTAATAATCTACAATTCATGAAAGGAATGATGAGTTCTGCTGAGTGGACAGGAGTTATGCTAAAAACTGTACTTGAGGACATTGGTCTTGAAGATGATGCTGTTTGGATGTTAGCTGTAGGTAGTGATAATGCAGGTAATCCTAGAACTATTCCTGTAGAAAAAGCTATGGATGATGCTATGCTTGTTTGGGCTCAAAATGGAGAAGCCCTAAGACCAGAACAAGGTTATCCTTTAAGACTTCTAGTTCCTGGTTGGGAAGGTAATTTAAATACTAAATGGCTAAAAAGACTTGAATTTTCTGATAAACCTTGGCATGCAAAAGAAGAAACTTCTAAATATACAATGCTTCAAAAGTCTGGAAAAGCAATCAGATATTTTTGGGCAAATGAAGTTAATTCTGTGATTACATCTCCCTGTCCAGAAAAACCTTGGACCCACCTTAAAAAAGGTGATATGATTGAAATTGAAGGTTTGGCATGGTCAGGACATGGTACAATTACTAATGTCGACATCTCTTTTGATGGTGGAGACAACTGGGTTGAAGCTAATTTAAAAGGTTTAGTTTTACCTAAATCTTGGACAAGATTCTCTTATATTACTAGATGGGAAGGGAAACCTTTATTACTATCAAGTAGAGCAATTGATGATACAGGAAATGTTCAACCTACAATTGATCAAGAAACTTCTGCCGTAGGTGTTGAATCAATTTATCATAGAAATGCAATTGTTACATGGGAAGTTAAATCAAATGGGGAGGTTAATAATGTTCACATTAGAAAACACAATGCTTAAAAAGTCTTTGCTTGGTGCTAGTGTTGTAACAGTAGCTTTATTAATCTCAGGTTGTGCAACAAATGGTGAAATCAAAAAGTCAGTTGATGGAGCAGTAAAGTATGAAACAAAAGACGGTAAATATACATCTTATCATGTTAATACTCAAAACATCAAGAAATTTAATTTTGGTAGAGAAGCTACTAAAAGAGAAATTGCGGCTTGGGATTTAGATGTTATGCCTGATGGAACAGGTTTACCTAAATATGATATGAAAAATGGTGAAGTTGTTTTAGATGAAGATGGTAATCCAAAAAAAGCAGAAGGTTCTGTTGAATGGGGTTATGAACTTTATGATGCACAGTGTGCTATGTGTCATGGTGAGTTTGGTATTGGTGGTAAAGGTTATCCTCCATTATCAGCAGGAAGTGCTTCAACAGAAACTTTAACAAACCAATTATTAAACCCAGCAGATAAAAATCCAGGAGTAGAACCTCCTACAAAAGTTATAGGAACATATTGGCCATATGCAAGTACTCTTTTTTGGTATATCCAAGAGTCAATGCCTTTCCCTCATCCTAAATCTTTAACTAATAGTGAAACATATGCTTTAGTAGCTTACTTATTAATGGAAAATGGTATTACTATTGATGGTGAAGAATTAGATGATGAATATGTTTTAGATAGAGAAAAATTCTTAAAAATAAAAATGCCTAATGAAGATGGTTTTTATCCAAAAGTAGATACACCAGAAAATCCTAAGAAAGGTGTAGAAAATATGAAAGCATTTTTAAGTGATCCTAAAAATTATGGTACTGGTGAAAGATGTATGACTGATTGTATAAAAGAAGAAGTACCAGTACTTAAAATACAGAATGAATTAAATGATTTTAATCCTCCTGCATCAACTGAAAGATCATGGAAAGTTGAATCTTCAGATTCTTCTGCAAACTCAAAAGCTGCAACAACATATGAGACATATTGTGCTGCTTGTCATGCAAATGAAGCAATCGGTGCACCTGTTTTAGGTGATAAAGATGCTTGGGCTGCTGTTGTTGCTAAAGGAATGGACACTGTTTATGCTAATTCTATAAATGGAATAAATGCTATGCCTCCAAAAGGTGGAGCTATGGATCTTTCTGATAAAGAGTTCAAAGAAGTGGTTGATTATATGATCAACGCTAGTAAATAAGGAGAAAGCAATGAAATTAATCAAGAATTTACTTATAGCTTCTGCTATAAGTAGTTTAGCTTTAACAAGTTCTTTTGCTAATAATGAAGAACTTGTTAAACAAGGTGAAAAAATTTTTAATACTAAAAATTTAGGTAATTGTTTAGCATGTCATGCTGTAAGTGGTAAAAATATTGATGGTCCAGGAAGTATGGGACCAAAATTAACTGGGTTACAGTATTGGCCAGATGAATTACTTTTTGATACTGTATATGATATATATAGTGCAAGAAATGTTCAAAATACTTCAATGCCAGCATTTGGTAAAACAGGTTGGTTAAGTGAAGAACAAATAAAAGCTGTTGTTGCTTATTTAAAAACAATTCAATAATTTAAAAGGATAGAAAATGATGAACAGAAGAAATTTTTTAGGTTTAGGTTTAGGTGCATTAGCAGTTTCAATGGCTCCTTCTTCTTTAAGTGCAATTGACTTTAGAAAAGAAAAGCCAAAAGCTTGGACTGCAACAAAAGTTGATGAAGCAATTAAAGAATTATTTGGTAAAACTGCAACTGCTTCAGATAAAGTTAAATTAAAAGCTCCAGATATTGCAGAAAATGGTGCAGTTATTCCTGTAACTGTTTCATCTGATTTAGCTGGTTCTAAAGTAGCAATTTTTCAAGATGCTAACCCAGAGTCAACAGTTGCTGTATTTACAGTTCCAAAGGGTGGAATTATTGATTATTCTGTAAGAATTAAAATGGCTAAAACAGGTAATGTAACAGCTATAATTGAAGAAAATGGTAAATTATATTCAACAACTAAAGAAGTAAAAGTAACTATTGGTGGATGTGGTGGTTGATTTAGTTCAACTATTAGAATTACATAGAATTTTTAAAATATAAATATTAAAAGGAATTAATAATGGCTAAAAAAACTAGAATTAAAGCAAAGTTAAAAAAAGGTGTTGTAACTGTTAAAGCTCTTGCTAACCATGCAAACCTAAGTTACCAAGAAGCAGAGAGAGCTAAAAAAGAAGCTAACTTTATTACTTATGTAGTTGCAAAAGTAAATGGAAATATTGTTTATGAATTATCATCAAGTCAATTTTTATCAAAAAATCCATATTTTAAATTTCAGTTTAATGCAGATGCAGTTGGAGCTAAAAAAGGTGATAAACTAGAGTTTACATGGGTTGATTTAAAAGGTAATACAAGAGCTGATAAAGCTAAAATTAAATAATTAATCACTCTTTTGAGTGATTAATCTTACAAGGAGATATGTATGTTATTAAAAATTGCTAAAACAACTGCATTAACTGCTCTTGCTGTATGTACTTTAAATGCAGCTGATTTTAATGCACAAGCAGAGAAGGATAGATTAGCTTTAGTTAAATATTTTGAAGCAAAATTTGATAA harbors:
- the soxX gene encoding sulfur oxidation c-type cytochrome SoxX, with amino-acid sequence MKLIKNLLIASAISSLALTSSFANNEELVKQGEKIFNTKNLGNCLACHAVSGKNIDGPGSMGPKLTGLQYWPDELLFDTVYDIYSARNVQNTSMPAFGKTGWLSEEQIKAVVAYLKTIQ
- the soxZ gene encoding thiosulfate oxidation carrier complex protein SoxZ, with translation MAKKTRIKAKLKKGVVTVKALANHANLSYQEAERAKKEANFITYVVAKVNGNIVYELSSSQFLSKNPYFKFQFNADAVGAKKGDKLEFTWVDLKGNTRADKAKIK
- a CDS encoding molybdopterin molybdotransferase MoeA; the protein is MRDFINYEQSLNILYNLNFKGNTKEKLFITNAQGRILAKDVIAKNNNPEFKTSGMDGYAIKAEDQKLNRLKIIGKNPAGEVIKEEVTNGTCIKTFTGSLMPKGSDTLIPIENVEVENDEIIIKKEVPSKFAVRDIGENYKKGEVLIKKGTTIGFAEIGVLASLNISQVEVYTKPIVSIASTGSEILDLGEEQENDSQIRSSNHLTIEALAKTAGAQTIQRGVVKDDIDSITKLLQSSLEVSDIVVTTGGVSVGDYDFVQDVVKEKIGAKVLFHGVKIKPGMHILIAQKDNKLIIALPGFAYSSTVCAILYLLPMIYKYENSNKKLPIVKAEITQDYPQKMAKTIFTACNVFYEEGKYKINFEGKKQGTSAILTNMLESPALLIQQENGENLKKGDFVDILLLNELN
- a CDS encoding c-type cytochrome, giving the protein MFTLENTMLKKSLLGASVVTVALLISGCATNGEIKKSVDGAVKYETKDGKYTSYHVNTQNIKKFNFGREATKREIAAWDLDVMPDGTGLPKYDMKNGEVVLDEDGNPKKAEGSVEWGYELYDAQCAMCHGEFGIGGKGYPPLSAGSASTETLTNQLLNPADKNPGVEPPTKVIGTYWPYASTLFWYIQESMPFPHPKSLTNSETYALVAYLLMENGITIDGEELDDEYVLDREKFLKIKMPNEDGFYPKVDTPENPKKGVENMKAFLSDPKNYGTGERCMTDCIKEEVPVLKIQNELNDFNPPASTERSWKVESSDSSANSKAATTYETYCAACHANEAIGAPVLGDKDAWAAVVAKGMDTVYANSINGINAMPPKGGAMDLSDKEFKEVVDYMINASK
- the soxC gene encoding sulfite dehydrogenase; amino-acid sequence: MTKSSKNSEKSLETISEKKLSRRDFFRKTAVYSAGAIAAANVLSPVKLRADDPAIIEEAQWGTKLGDMVTKNLYGIPSPYEHNVIRRTTDLLSSGDAYASVSMCPIHELQGIVTPNGLFFTRNHGGTAHVDPHEFRLMIHGKVKKEVVLTLDDLKKYPSESRIYFIECPANGSTGWRGPQFNNLQFMKGMMSSAEWTGVMLKTVLEDIGLEDDAVWMLAVGSDNAGNPRTIPVEKAMDDAMLVWAQNGEALRPEQGYPLRLLVPGWEGNLNTKWLKRLEFSDKPWHAKEETSKYTMLQKSGKAIRYFWANEVNSVITSPCPEKPWTHLKKGDMIEIEGLAWSGHGTITNVDISFDGGDNWVEANLKGLVLPKSWTRFSYITRWEGKPLLLSSRAIDDTGNVQPTIDQETSAVGVESIYHRNAIVTWEVKSNGEVNNVHIRKHNA
- the soxY gene encoding thiosulfate oxidation carrier protein SoxY, with protein sequence MMNRRNFLGLGLGALAVSMAPSSLSAIDFRKEKPKAWTATKVDEAIKELFGKTATASDKVKLKAPDIAENGAVIPVTVSSDLAGSKVAIFQDANPESTVAVFTVPKGGIIDYSVRIKMAKTGNVTAIIEENGKLYSTTKEVKVTIGGCGG